Within the Telopea speciosissima isolate NSW1024214 ecotype Mountain lineage unplaced genomic scaffold, Tspe_v1 Tspe_v1.0990, whole genome shotgun sequence genome, the region TGGGAACAATAAGAGAGCAGTTGGCTTTGGGAATAAATTGTCTCAGATCCTTTACCTTTGAGCTTCACCtttctatttataggagaaataATTGTGTGTGAATTTGACTTCTTACCATAACGGTGGAGAGAGCCTTTAGACTTCATAACATGGCGACGGAGACCTAAGATTCCTCAACATGAGGGAAACTAGCCATTGATGGTGTTAGTTTTTTGGTATGTCAAATGGGTTATTTTTTGATATATCATATATGTCCTATCTATAGCGAGCATAATAAATCGCAAAAAATTGTATGGATTAAGGTTTAAGCTTAAGCTTTTTCTTTTGTGTAAGTTTTCGCTGGTTTATATTAAATTCCCAACGGTCTTTGAAAGCATTTAATGATGGGTCTCAACTCTCAACGGCTAGAAAGCGAAAAGGAAAGAGACTAGGCATAAAGTGCAATCAATGAATTGCCTGTTCCCCCGATATGTGTTACTGGATGTCCCTGACAGCATCCTAGGTGCATGCCTCTCTAGAGACAAGCTAAATTCCTCATTAATTCCCTCTGCTTTTCCCTATAAATCTACTCTATAGTCTCTCACTCGTTAGACATCCCATTTTCATCTTACGTTTCCTTGACATTCCTCACCCCTCTGCCGCAGATCAAAGCTTTCCGGCAACGAAATTCAGAGACGATAGACCGGTAGGGAAGACAAGTTGAGTTTTGGTGGTGGTACGGGGTCCACTTCAGACTTCTATTGATCACAATGGAGACATCAACGGCTATACTGCTCTTGGTTGCCATCGCCGCATATTTACTCTGGTTCACCTCTATCTCGCGTTCGTTGAGGGGTCCGCGGGTGTGGCCTTTACTAGGTAGTCTCCCGGGGGTGATCCAGAACTACGACCGCTTGCACGATTGGATCGTTGAGAATCTTCGGGCGTATGGTGGCACGTGCCAAACCTGCATCTGCCCTATTCCTTTCCTGGTACGAAAACAAGGCCTGGTGACTGTCACGTGCGATCCCAAGAATTTGGAGCACGTATTAAAAACCCGCTTCGACAATTATCCAAAAGGCCCCACCGCGCAAGCCGTGTTCCACGATCTATTTGGCGAAAGCATCTTCAACTCCGATGGTGACACGTGGCTAGTTCAGAGGAAGACTGCTGCACTAGAGTTCACCCCCCGGAGAGTGCGAGAAACCATTGCTCGGTGGGTGAACCGAGCCATCAAGCTGCGATTCTGCCCAATTCTTAAAACGGCCCAAGTGGAATCTATGACCGTGGATCTTCAAGACCTCTTCCTCCGATTAACCTTCGATACCACATGTGGACTAGCTTTCGGCAAGGACCCTCAAACCCTGTACCCGGGTCTACCAGAGAACTGGTTCGGATCAGCTTTTGACCGAGCTCTCGAGCTCATCCTGCAGCGCTTCATCTTCCCCCAAGTCATatggaaattgaagaaatggCTTCGGCTAGGGCAGGAGGCTACCCTGAGACAGAGCATCTGCCACGTGGAAAAGTACCTATCCAATGTCATCGAGACACGTAAGCTGGAGCAGAATCACGGGGCCGGAGGAGAGAAGGGGAATCCACACGACGACATGCTGTCCAGGTTCATGGATAAGCACTCCGACTCCTCCCTCCAACACGTGGTACTCAGCTTCATCCTAGCTGGACGAGACACGTCATCATCGGCGCTGAGCTGGTTCTTCTGGTTGCTGACGCTGAACCCAAAAGTGGAGGAGAAGATCTTGCGTGAGATGTGCACGGTTCTGATGGAGACACGTGGTGGCGATGATGACGACGAGACGTCAAAGTGGTTGGAGGAGCCGTTGGTGTTCGACGAGGTTGAACGGCTGGTGTACCTGAAAGCAGCATTGTCAGAAACCCTCCGGTTGTACCCCTCGGTGCCGCAAGCCATGAAGTACGTGGTTACAGACGACGTGTTACCGGACGGCACATTCGTAGCGGCGGGTTCAAAGATAATGTACTCGATATACTCAGCGGGGAGGATGGAGTGGACGTGGGGAGAGGATTGCATGGAATTCCGGCCGGAGAGGTGGTTGTCAGCAGACGAGAAGAGTTACGAAGCGAAGGATGAGTTCAAGTACGTGGCGTTCAATGCAGGGCCCAGGATCTGTTTAGGGAAGGAATTGGCTATTATGCAAATGATGTCCATCGCAACCGCGGTGTTGCTTAGGCACCGGCTGACGTTAGCACCAGGGCACCGTGTGGAGCAGAAGATTACGTTGATTCTGGTCATGAAGAATGGGTTGATGGTAAATGTGCACCATAGAGATCTCATGGCCATTGCCGCTGCAATTCGCAAGGAGAGGGAAGGAGCAGCCGCCGGTTGATCAGATGATGGTCGTTAAATGATCTTACGTACAAAGGAGTAACTAATTAAGGACTAAAGACGACTAAGTACCCTGAGGGAGAGTTTTGATGACTTTTAACTCCAACGTTGGCATGTGGAAGTTAGTTACTATTCTATTATGATGTTTGGAGAGTGTAGTCAGGTGTTATTATTTTATGTCTGTGGAATAGTTAATTATGGAGAGTGTGGGAAGTGGGGAGGTGTTGGCAATCTATACCCTATTTATTATTTGGaagttaattaaattaaatgagCTTCAAATGACGGCCCCAAGGGCAAGGGGTTTGCTCAGTTGGCATAAGACCAACACCTCAAAAGTAAACCATTTTTAAGttcatattttcttctttttctgatttttaaagaCATTAAATATCTATATGTAGTTCTGACTTATGAATAATGTTGGGCATT harbors:
- the LOC122648408 gene encoding cytochrome P450 86A2-like, producing METSTAILLLVAIAAYLLWFTSISRSLRGPRVWPLLGSLPGVIQNYDRLHDWIVENLRAYGGTCQTCICPIPFLVRKQGLVTVTCDPKNLEHVLKTRFDNYPKGPTAQAVFHDLFGESIFNSDGDTWLVQRKTAALEFTPRRVRETIARWVNRAIKLRFCPILKTAQVESMTVDLQDLFLRLTFDTTCGLAFGKDPQTLYPGLPENWFGSAFDRALELILQRFIFPQVIWKLKKWLRLGQEATLRQSICHVEKYLSNVIETRKLEQNHGAGGEKGNPHDDMLSRFMDKHSDSSLQHVVLSFILAGRDTSSSALSWFFWLLTLNPKVEEKILREMCTVLMETRGGDDDDETSKWLEEPLVFDEVERLVYLKAALSETLRLYPSVPQAMKYVVTDDVLPDGTFVAAGSKIMYSIYSAGRMEWTWGEDCMEFRPERWLSADEKSYEAKDEFKYVAFNAGPRICLGKELAIMQMMSIATAVLLRHRLTLAPGHRVEQKITLILVMKNGLMVNVHHRDLMAIAAAIRKEREGAAAG